A region of Phosphitispora fastidiosa DNA encodes the following proteins:
- a CDS encoding DUF4912 domain-containing protein codes for MSVTVPEYGFPASYNENSVMLLVRDPHCIFTYWEISNEQMDLVAGEFGRPWGEIQLTLRVYDLTGLGEDRNKAHGSYDLNVHSLANNYYITDVKANHSYCADLGVFSPDGRFVCLLRSDVIQTPRDSLADGSGLVMADLLDRLSGKKPAEWPTEQETFSSDGVYINSNNNDSEED; via the coding sequence ATGAGTGTTACCGTGCCTGAATACGGGTTTCCGGCCAGTTACAATGAAAATTCTGTCATGCTTCTCGTAAGAGATCCACACTGTATTTTTACCTACTGGGAGATTTCCAATGAGCAGATGGACTTGGTAGCCGGGGAATTTGGACGACCCTGGGGGGAAATACAACTTACGCTGCGTGTTTACGACTTGACCGGGCTTGGTGAGGACAGGAATAAAGCCCATGGCAGTTATGACCTCAACGTACATTCCTTGGCAAATAATTATTATATTACTGATGTCAAGGCAAACCATTCTTATTGTGCTGACCTGGGTGTTTTTTCTCCTGACGGCAGGTTTGTCTGCCTGCTCAGGTCTGATGTTATCCAGACACCGCGGGACAGCCTGGCTGACGGCTCGGGACTCGTCATGGCGGATCTGCTGGACCGGTTGTCCGGGAAGAAACCTGCGGAATGGCCGACAGAACAGGAAACCTTCAGCAGTGACGGCGTTTATATCAATTCCAATAATAATGACAGTGAGGAGGATTAA
- a CDS encoding TasA family protein, giving the protein MKKRIMMSLMIIGLVSALVGGATFAWFTDTAANEGNTFTAGELDINLTDGDDAAFSGAIYEVGTDGVGIAPGWNGDTKTIKLTNDGTLPLMWRGYVTVDADGTNDIALKNAMRFTVSVDGGTPITVDMTGLADGINGPFAGGTLAKDAYRTLEVTPFLPDSAGNLCQGGSFTIDIEINATQTANTGYAGF; this is encoded by the coding sequence ATGAAAAAGCGCATAATGATGAGCCTTATGATTATAGGCTTAGTTTCTGCTTTAGTGGGTGGAGCCACTTTTGCCTGGTTTACAGATACGGCTGCAAATGAAGGTAATACGTTTACTGCAGGTGAACTTGATATTAACCTTACCGATGGTGATGATGCAGCATTTAGTGGAGCAATTTATGAAGTTGGTACCGACGGAGTAGGCATCGCTCCTGGTTGGAATGGAGATACCAAAACTATAAAGCTTACCAATGACGGCACTTTGCCGCTGATGTGGAGAGGCTACGTTACTGTGGATGCCGATGGAACCAATGATATTGCATTAAAAAATGCTATGAGATTTACAGTATCAGTAGACGGGGGAACCCCAATAACAGTGGATATGACTGGGTTGGCTGATGGTATAAATGGTCCTTTTGCTGGAGGAACATTGGCAAAGGATGCTTATAGGACTCTGGAAGTTACACCGTTCCTGCCGGATTCTGCAGGCAATCTTTGTCAAGGTGGCAGCTTCACTATCGATATCGAAATCAATGCTACACAAACTGCTAATACCGGCTATGCAGGTTTTTAA
- the galU gene encoding UTP--glucose-1-phosphate uridylyltransferase GalU: MKKIRKAIIPAAGLGTRFLPATKAQPKEMLPIVDKPTIQYIVEEAVNSGIEDILIITGRSKRAIEDHFDHTLELELLLEQKGNTRLLNLVRDISEMVDIHYVRQKFPRGLGHAVYCARKFIGNEPFAVLLGDDVIVSEKPCLKQLMDVYEEKGGTVLGVQRVAKKEVNKYGIVDPEGDDSIQTVKVHSLVEKPAVEVSPSNIAVLGRYIIEPEIFELLENTTPGAGGEIQLTDALKVLAGQKPMYAHVFQGKRYDVGDKMGFLKATVEFALARTDLGGPFAAYLKELVGGSDFMKEIAVGNGE, from the coding sequence TTGAAAAAGATTCGTAAGGCTATTATTCCGGCTGCCGGACTGGGGACACGGTTTCTTCCGGCAACCAAGGCCCAGCCCAAGGAAATGCTGCCAATAGTTGATAAACCGACAATCCAGTATATTGTGGAGGAAGCAGTGAACTCGGGGATAGAGGATATCCTGATAATTACGGGTCGCAGTAAGCGGGCAATAGAGGACCACTTTGACCACACTCTGGAGCTAGAGCTTCTCCTGGAACAAAAGGGGAATACCAGACTGCTTAACCTGGTCCGGGATATTTCTGAAATGGTGGATATTCACTATGTTCGTCAAAAGTTCCCGCGCGGTTTGGGGCATGCGGTATATTGTGCCCGGAAGTTTATCGGTAATGAACCGTTTGCCGTCCTGCTGGGTGATGATGTTATTGTCAGTGAAAAGCCCTGCCTGAAACAGCTTATGGACGTATATGAAGAAAAAGGCGGCACTGTCCTTGGGGTACAAAGGGTAGCCAAAAAGGAAGTAAACAAATACGGTATTGTTGACCCCGAAGGGGATGACAGCATACAGACAGTGAAAGTACACAGCCTGGTGGAAAAGCCTGCTGTTGAGGTTTCGCCGTCCAACATTGCGGTACTTGGCCGGTACATAATAGAACCTGAGATCTTTGAACTCCTGGAAAACACTACTCCTGGAGCAGGTGGTGAGATTCAGCTTACAGATGCCCTCAAGGTTCTGGCAGGACAAAAGCCGATGTATGCCCATGTATTTCAAGGAAAGCGCTATGATGTGGGTGATAAAATGGGTTTTCTGAAAGCAACTGTTGAATTCGCCCTGGCCCGCACTGACTTGGGAGGGCCGTTTGCGGCATACCTGAAGGAACTGGTGGGGGGTAGTGATTTCATGAAGGAGATTGCTGTTGGAAATGGGGAGTAG
- a CDS encoding TasA family protein: MAKRLIIPVLLVITVCMLIGGATFAYFTDTAANTGNTFTAGTIILEGERDLSDKVPGPMFYSAASDPSGYYPYDEIATRTPSGECIGGWAPGDSVMRAMNLYNRGTIDAKVTKVKANVQAQYTNSNDVVISGETTGAAYDEFIDKMNIKIMYPSGNAVLYNGPLRGLLNDYVPTDSIIYVNAGQVGSANVTFEATLSTNAGNDIQGKNFIFDFAFYAEQI; the protein is encoded by the coding sequence ATGGCAAAAAGGCTAATTATACCAGTTCTGCTGGTAATAACCGTGTGTATGCTGATAGGCGGCGCAACTTTTGCCTACTTCACTGACACGGCAGCTAATACCGGTAATACCTTTACTGCGGGAACTATTATACTTGAGGGGGAAAGGGACTTATCGGACAAGGTTCCCGGTCCCATGTTTTATTCTGCAGCTTCTGACCCAAGTGGGTATTACCCCTATGACGAAATTGCTACACGGACTCCTAGTGGAGAATGTATTGGTGGCTGGGCACCCGGAGATTCAGTTATGAGAGCTATGAATCTTTATAACAGAGGAACTATAGATGCAAAGGTGACAAAGGTTAAAGCTAATGTGCAGGCGCAATATACCAATTCAAACGATGTCGTTATTTCCGGGGAAACAACGGGAGCGGCTTATGATGAGTTTATAGACAAAATGAATATTAAGATAATGTATCCCTCAGGTAATGCAGTATTGTATAATGGGCCACTTCGTGGTTTACTTAACGACTATGTCCCGACTGACTCAATTATTTATGTAAATGCCGGTCAGGTTGGTTCAGCTAATGTTACCTTTGAGGCGACATTGTCAACAAATGCAGGAAACGATATTCAAGGTAAAAACTTCATATTTGATTTTGCGTTCTATGCAGAACAAATTTAA
- a CDS encoding TasA family protein, producing MKKRIMMSLMIIGLISALVGGATFAWFTDTAVNEGNTFSAGTVDLELDRENAQPLFGDPTSSTAPALIDTTNVYPGWEGNATIKVSNAGTLPIEWYAFIEGSGSLQDVLEVKIESPNVGTGTETNPLVLQDWTALSNLMGNDLTTNMSNAPLKWDGDTAGAMQTNYDDIEYDIYVRVLTTASDTYQGASFTGDIKFSAIQYPNEP from the coding sequence ATGAAAAAGCGCATAATGATGAGCCTTATGATAATAGGCTTAATTTCTGCTTTAGTGGGTGGAGCCACTTTTGCCTGGTTTACAGATACGGCTGTAAATGAAGGTAATACTTTTTCTGCAGGAACAGTTGACCTCGAATTAGACAGAGAAAATGCACAGCCTTTATTTGGTGACCCGACATCTTCAACGGCACCAGCGCTCATTGACACCACCAACGTTTATCCCGGTTGGGAAGGTAATGCTACTATTAAAGTAAGTAATGCCGGCACTCTGCCAATCGAGTGGTATGCCTTTATTGAGGGTAGTGGTTCTTTACAAGACGTGCTTGAAGTAAAAATTGAGAGCCCCAATGTAGGAACCGGTACAGAAACTAATCCACTTGTGTTACAGGATTGGACTGCATTGTCAAATTTGATGGGGAATGATTTGACAACAAATATGAGTAACGCGCCCTTGAAATGGGATGGGGATACTGCTGGAGCTATGCAAACGAACTATGATGACATTGAGTATGACATCTATGTAAGAGTTCTGACCACTGCTAGCGATACTTATCAGGGAGCAAGCTTTACCGGTGATATAAAATTCAGTGCCATCCAGTACCCGAACGAACCCTAA
- a CDS encoding phosphomannomutase/phosphoglucomutase: MHINPAIFREYDIRGIAATELTPPVVHKIGQAYGTFVLGRGVDKVLIGGDVRLSTPVIREDLIKGLSSVGLDIVDIGIVTSPMFYFGLHHMDFDGGIMITGSHNPGEFNGMKMACGKSTIYGADIQQIKRIIEEDAIIGTGRIGSVTGADISETYLEMLSSKIQLGPRRLKVVADAGNGAASMYIEKFLTSLGCEVIPLFCEPDGNFPNHHPDPVKRENLTYLVEEIKKQQAEVGVAYDGDADRIGVVDDTGEVIWGDKLMVLYWREILRKNPGQQAIIEVKCSQALVDEIERLGGRPYFYKTGHSLIKAKMKELNALFTGEMSGHMFFADEYYGFDDAFYATGRLLRTLSHADENLSSLLGDLPQYYSTAETRIDCPDEIKFGIVEKIREQVLRVYDAITVDGVRIIYPDGWGLVRASNTQPALVARCEARTPEGLAFITGDLKERILRAGLPDFNWEY, from the coding sequence ATGCATATTAATCCTGCGATATTCCGCGAATACGACATTCGGGGTATTGCTGCAACAGAACTGACCCCGCCGGTGGTACACAAAATAGGACAGGCCTATGGCACCTTTGTTCTGGGCAGGGGAGTTGACAAGGTTCTGATCGGTGGTGATGTCCGCCTGTCGACACCGGTTATCCGGGAAGACCTCATCAAGGGGCTTTCCTCTGTAGGTCTGGATATTGTTGATATTGGCATAGTGACCTCCCCGATGTTTTATTTCGGGCTGCATCATATGGATTTTGACGGAGGAATTATGATTACCGGCAGCCATAACCCCGGGGAGTTTAACGGGATGAAAATGGCGTGTGGAAAATCAACAATTTATGGTGCGGACATACAGCAGATAAAGAGGATCATTGAGGAGGACGCTATCATTGGAACCGGACGCATAGGCAGCGTAACCGGAGCTGATATCTCTGAAACATACCTTGAAATGCTGTCTTCCAAAATTCAACTTGGACCCCGCAGGTTGAAGGTGGTGGCAGATGCCGGCAACGGCGCTGCCAGCATGTATATCGAAAAATTCCTGACATCTTTGGGGTGTGAGGTAATTCCCCTTTTCTGTGAGCCTGACGGAAATTTCCCCAATCACCACCCAGACCCGGTGAAGAGAGAGAACCTTACCTACCTGGTGGAAGAAATAAAAAAACAGCAGGCCGAGGTTGGTGTGGCTTATGACGGAGATGCTGACAGAATCGGTGTGGTTGATGATACCGGAGAGGTTATCTGGGGTGATAAGCTGATGGTGCTCTATTGGAGGGAGATTCTTCGGAAAAATCCCGGGCAGCAGGCCATTATAGAGGTTAAATGCTCCCAAGCTCTGGTGGACGAAATAGAGAGGCTGGGTGGCAGGCCATACTTTTACAAGACGGGCCATTCACTGATTAAGGCTAAGATGAAGGAACTTAATGCCCTGTTTACCGGGGAGATGTCGGGACATATGTTTTTTGCTGATGAGTATTATGGTTTTGATGATGCTTTTTATGCCACCGGGCGGTTGCTGCGAACCCTGTCACATGCTGATGAAAACCTGTCCAGCTTGCTGGGTGACCTGCCGCAGTATTACAGCACGGCTGAGACCAGAATTGACTGCCCTGATGAGATCAAGTTTGGCATTGTTGAGAAAATACGGGAGCAGGTCCTTAGGGTTTATGATGCAATCACTGTTGATGGGGTCAGGATAATCTATCCCGATGGCTGGGGTCTGGTAAGGGCCTCCAATACCCAACCGGCTCTGGTAGCCAGGTGTGAGGCCAGGACACCGGAAGGTTTGGCTTTTATAACCGGTGATTTAAAGGAAAGGATCCTCCGGGCGGGGCTTCCGGACTTCAACTGGGAGTATTAG
- a CDS encoding transglutaminase-like domain-containing protein, producing the protein MKDFRLLRRILIISTAIILITTFAPTAFAGEANIRWFSPYTEGNSVTLASNSFDTWFGFQGTVTEKYTGIIVRTVLGDDQTYYYYPKVGNTVAGAVYLRFGQGTYRVDFNLVKPGQAGTIAYDSLARAQIENTDNGDKRYLLPSWGIESNNPVITNKARQIVGQAGDDYSRTKAIFQWVSKNMVYDMDKFRRGEFYDNDGAVKALQTQKGLCRDYANLVTAMCRAEGIEARTVIGEAGTGGTWYGHAWNEVRIGDRWVTMDTVWKVFDQDAGIFGTTHKKTQEVY; encoded by the coding sequence GTGAAAGATTTCAGGCTGCTTAGAAGGATTCTGATAATCTCAACTGCTATTATTCTTATCACTACATTTGCTCCGACAGCATTTGCCGGGGAGGCAAACATCAGATGGTTTTCCCCTTACACCGAAGGTAATTCGGTGACACTGGCTAGTAACAGCTTTGATACCTGGTTCGGTTTCCAGGGTACTGTTACCGAAAAATATACAGGAATAATTGTCAGGACTGTTCTGGGTGATGACCAGACCTACTACTATTACCCTAAAGTTGGCAATACGGTTGCCGGGGCTGTATACCTGAGATTTGGACAAGGCACATACCGGGTGGATTTCAACCTGGTAAAACCGGGTCAGGCCGGTACGATTGCGTATGATTCGCTGGCCAGAGCACAGATTGAGAACACTGACAACGGTGATAAGAGATATCTGCTCCCTTCATGGGGGATTGAAAGCAATAACCCAGTAATAACCAATAAAGCGCGGCAGATAGTAGGACAAGCCGGGGATGACTACAGCAGGACCAAAGCCATTTTCCAGTGGGTCAGCAAAAACATGGTTTATGACATGGACAAGTTTCGCCGCGGTGAATTTTATGATAATGACGGCGCTGTGAAGGCTCTACAGACCCAAAAAGGGCTGTGCCGGGACTACGCAAACCTGGTTACCGCAATGTGCCGGGCCGAAGGGATTGAAGCCAGGACCGTAATCGGAGAGGCCGGGACCGGGGGAACCTGGTACGGGCACGCCTGGAACGAGGTCCGGATTGGCGATAGATGGGTCACCATGGATACAGTCTGGAAGGTATTTGACCAGGATGCAGGGATTTTTGGAACCACCCATAAGAAAACCCAGGAAGTCTATTAA
- a CDS encoding 1,4-alpha-glucan branching protein domain-containing protein: protein MLRGYLALVLHAHLPYIRHPEKENYLEEKWFFEALTETYIPLIKIFDGLLDDGVDFRVTVSLSPPLISMMADDLLRKRYLMHLNQLIELAGRETERTAGSEFEDTAHMYLERFREIRDIFVNRYGTNLLQAFRKFREKDCVELITSCATHGFLPLMKRKESIRAQVAVAVDLFTRHFGSPPRGIWLPECGYTPGIDEILKAYGIQFFFTDTHGIMFATPSPVHGIYAPLYTPGGVAAFGRDPETSKQVWDMNQGYPGDYWYREFYRDIGYDLDIDYVGPYVGENNLRIDTGIKYYRITGKTDQKEVYNPAAAADRAAEHAANFMFNREKQMQHLASRMDRLPIVVSTYDAELFGHWWYEGPDWIDFLLRKLHYDQDTVKTITPWEYLNLYPTNQVASLPMASWGHKGYNEVWLSPPNDWIYRHLHKAETRMTETAQANPGAEGLRKRALNQMARELLLAQSSDWAFIMKMKTAVGYAEKRTKDHIARFSRLYWALTNDDLNENEISVLEHADNIFPDIDYRAYQPDTPTVVSLTRRGQGTVRKNRKILMLSWEFPPKTVGGLARHVYDLSRALAAQGEEIHLITCYVPGATDYERVDGVHVYRVQPRQCDSGNFLRWVECLNTAMVERAHGLVREHGFDLIHAHDWLVAQSAKDLKDRYQIPLVSTIHATEYGRNRGIHNDIQRHINQIEWQLTYESWEVICCSRYMARELAQVFQLPAEKIRIIANGVEIKNVQPRAVDPGFRNSYAAPNEKMVYFIGRLVAEKGVQVLIKAVPKILRKFPDTKFVISGKGPYQDHLENLAAKLGVREKVYFTGFANDETRNLLFAGSDIAVFPSLYEPFGIVALEAMATRVPVIASETGGLAEVIEHRIDGLKVSPGDVEGLAGAVVSLLGDPTLAHQISQAAWDKVNSTYNWGVIAAETINVYNEIISEAKKVGYAAG, encoded by the coding sequence ATGCTAAGAGGCTATCTTGCGCTTGTTTTACATGCACACCTGCCTTACATACGGCATCCTGAAAAAGAGAATTACCTCGAAGAAAAGTGGTTCTTTGAGGCCCTTACCGAAACCTATATACCGTTGATTAAGATTTTTGATGGTTTGTTGGATGATGGCGTGGATTTCAGGGTTACAGTATCCTTGTCCCCGCCATTGATTTCGATGATGGCAGATGACTTGCTGCGGAAGCGCTACCTTATGCACCTCAATCAACTTATTGAACTGGCCGGCAGAGAGACTGAACGGACTGCGGGGAGTGAATTTGAGGACACGGCTCATATGTACCTGGAGAGGTTCCGGGAAATCAGGGATATTTTTGTGAACAGGTATGGAACTAACCTGCTTCAGGCTTTCAGAAAATTCCGGGAAAAGGACTGTGTTGAACTTATCACAAGCTGTGCCACCCACGGTTTTCTTCCTCTAATGAAGAGAAAAGAGAGCATCAGGGCACAGGTTGCTGTGGCTGTGGACCTGTTTACCAGACATTTTGGCAGCCCGCCCAGAGGTATCTGGCTGCCTGAGTGCGGGTATACCCCTGGGATAGATGAAATCCTCAAGGCTTATGGGATCCAGTTTTTTTTCACAGATACCCATGGGATTATGTTTGCAACTCCGAGTCCGGTGCACGGTATATATGCGCCGCTTTACACACCCGGAGGTGTTGCTGCTTTCGGGCGTGACCCGGAAACTTCCAAGCAGGTTTGGGATATGAACCAGGGTTATCCGGGTGATTATTGGTATCGTGAGTTTTACCGGGATATCGGTTATGATCTGGACATCGACTATGTCGGGCCATATGTGGGGGAGAACAACCTGCGTATAGATACCGGCATCAAGTATTACCGCATCACCGGGAAGACGGACCAAAAGGAGGTCTATAACCCTGCAGCTGCGGCGGACAGGGCGGCAGAGCACGCCGCCAACTTTATGTTTAACAGGGAAAAACAGATGCAGCACCTGGCCTCCCGGATGGACCGGCTGCCGATTGTTGTTTCAACTTATGACGCTGAGCTATTTGGCCACTGGTGGTATGAAGGGCCTGACTGGATTGATTTCCTGCTGCGGAAGCTGCATTATGATCAGGACACAGTAAAAACAATTACCCCCTGGGAATACCTGAACCTCTACCCGACAAATCAGGTGGCTTCACTACCTATGGCCAGTTGGGGCCATAAGGGATACAACGAAGTGTGGCTTTCACCTCCCAATGACTGGATCTATCGGCACCTGCACAAAGCCGAGACCCGCATGACAGAGACAGCCCAGGCTAATCCGGGTGCAGAAGGACTCAGAAAACGGGCGTTAAACCAGATGGCCAGGGAACTGCTCTTGGCCCAGAGCTCGGATTGGGCCTTTATAATGAAAATGAAGACGGCAGTAGGGTATGCCGAGAAGAGGACCAAGGACCACATTGCCAGGTTCAGCCGCCTCTATTGGGCTCTTACCAACGATGATCTCAATGAAAATGAAATTTCAGTTTTGGAGCATGCCGACAACATATTTCCGGACATCGACTACCGGGCTTACCAGCCTGATACTCCGACAGTGGTGTCACTCACCAGGCGCGGTCAGGGAACTGTACGTAAGAACAGGAAAATTCTAATGCTGTCCTGGGAATTCCCGCCAAAGACAGTTGGCGGTCTGGCCAGACATGTTTATGATCTCTCAAGGGCGCTGGCTGCCCAGGGGGAGGAAATACATTTGATAACGTGTTATGTTCCGGGAGCCACTGATTATGAGAGGGTTGATGGGGTGCATGTCTACAGGGTCCAGCCCCGGCAGTGCGATTCCGGGAATTTCCTGAGGTGGGTTGAGTGCCTCAATACTGCCATGGTGGAACGGGCTCATGGGTTGGTCAGGGAACACGGCTTTGACCTCATTCATGCCCATGACTGGCTGGTGGCGCAGTCAGCAAAGGATCTGAAGGACAGATACCAGATTCCCCTGGTTTCCACAATCCATGCCACCGAATACGGGAGGAATCGGGGTATTCATAATGACATTCAGCGGCACATAAACCAAATAGAGTGGCAGCTTACCTATGAGTCCTGGGAAGTTATCTGCTGCAGCAGATATATGGCCAGGGAGCTTGCCCAGGTATTTCAGCTTCCCGCTGAAAAGATCAGAATAATTGCCAATGGGGTTGAAATCAAGAATGTTCAGCCAAGAGCGGTTGACCCGGGTTTCCGCAACAGCTATGCAGCGCCAAATGAAAAAATGGTATATTTTATCGGACGGTTGGTAGCTGAAAAAGGGGTCCAGGTTTTGATTAAAGCAGTCCCCAAAATATTGCGGAAGTTTCCCGATACCAAATTTGTCATTTCCGGTAAAGGGCCCTACCAGGACCATCTGGAAAATCTGGCTGCAAAGCTGGGGGTAAGAGAAAAGGTTTATTTCACCGGGTTTGCTAATGATGAAACCCGTAACCTGCTGTTTGCCGGGTCTGATATTGCTGTGTTCCCCAGTTTATATGAACCCTTTGGAATAGTTGCTCTTGAGGCGATGGCCACCAGGGTGCCGGTAATTGCCAGTGAAACCGGCGGTTTGGCTGAGGTTATCGAACACAGGATCGATGGTCTGAAGGTATCTCCGGGTGATGTGGAAGGCCTCGCAGGAGCTGTTGTCAGTCTCCTGGGTGATCCGACCCTGGCACATCAGATAAGCCAGGCAGCCTGGGATAAAGTTAATTCCACATATAACTGGGGCGTGATAGCAGCAGAAACTATCAATGTATACAATGAGATTATTTCTGAGGCAAAAAAGGTAGGCTATGCTGCCGGTTAA